The Podarcis muralis chromosome 14, rPodMur119.hap1.1, whole genome shotgun sequence nucleotide sequence TTCATGTGGGAGGAGGGTTCATAGATTagggctttctttttaaaattatgtgtggCATATAGAAAGCGGACAGAGGAAaaggttctctccctctcttgtaacACTAGAATTTGCAGATATTCAATGAAGACGAATGCTGGAAGAATcagagcaaataataataataataaattttatttataccccgccctcctcagagcgtctaacaccaaatataaacaCAACTGAATGAAATAtcgcttaaaaaacaagattaaaatacaacattaaaacattaaaatgcagcctcatttcagtggaaactgaaTCAAAAAAATTTTGGGGGATAAAAACgccaagtcttcaccaaggctaacttcaCCAAGGACTTGTTCAGGATGCCAAAGAATAAACTATGGGACTCGCTCCCACAGTGAGCAAGCAAtgcctaccaacttggatggctttaagaggattagacagattcatggagaagaCTGTCGGTGGCtccaagccatgatggctatgctctgcctccactgccaaaggcagttgctggaaaccccaggaggggagagagcgctTGAacctgggtcctgcttgcaggcttcccattgggacatctggttggccactgtgagaacaggatgccggactaaatgggccacaggccagatccagcaggctcttcttctgttgttaATTAAATCACTTGAAAATAGAAGGAATGGTAAGAAGCAAGGAAGTGAGATGGGTGGGTAGAGGGGCATTAAGTACTGTAAGATGGCTTTGGAGGCCATAGAAGAATACAGAGAACTCTGCACACTGAGGAAATCCATAAATTTTAATAAAGGTTATCACAGGAAAGACATTCTGATCGTTCAACAGAGGGAGAGATGTTGCTGGTCTATCCTCTCACCTTCTACCTGGTCCTTTTAACTGGAACTTCATGACAGGAAAAAGTCCCTCCATGACTTAGTACCTCATGTCAGGACAGGAACACATGGGGTTTGGGTTGATCACTTTCTTCTCACACCCCATATCCAAGCAACCAAAATTGATTAGTGgcaaccccatgcaatgccagcagagtattgctGCTTTCCCTTCATCTGTAGCTACTAGCAACCATTAGGCCCGCTCCAACCTTGATGGCCagccttctcccctctcctccaaaCCAGAAGATGAAAGACAATTGTGTGGAAAGAGGGAGCGTTGGTCACAGGCCTGAAAACGTTTCCCACTCTTGGGGTGGAGGCTGCAAACTAGGGCCCTCTCTGTCCCAGCCTGTTTGCAGGGCAGCCTCACAGTCAGGCTTGTTGGGAGGCAGGATTACAATTCCTTTTCCTCTGAAAAGATCTGTGAACCACCACATTTCAACATGGGTTTGCTAAACCTCTAGTGCTCCTCTCCAAATATGTTCCTCAGTGTGTCCTCTGAACATCCCCATCTGAAGGAAAGGGAAGCAGGATGAGAACAAGCACCTGATGGTCTGGACATGACACAAGTTCTAGCTCAGCATGGatgttttcccccaaaaaaatgtattgTTACAAGTTGCATAACTGTACAGTGCAGCACATTGCATTGATAAGCGTTACACTTTGTACAAATGGCACTTAAGAAAAAAAGTTATTTCAGAGGAAACATCTGTCAACTGATATCTCTCCATGTTGTAGTTTTAAATGAGTAAGTGGGGAAGGGGCACAGTCCAGAGGCAGAACAgtagctttgaatgcagaaggtctcaggtgtctccaggtagggcttgaaagaactcttgcctgaaaccctggggttCCTAGCTGGCTAATATCTATCCAACACTTGGTGCTGTTTTGTGTGTTGTTAAAGCTGAACTGGGCTCTTGATGACATCTAgattttatttagttattataaatattttataccacccttcaatcGTATTTCCTGGTTATTTCAAAGGGAAGAAGATCTGTTGCAGTAGCTGGCAAATGAGGTCCACATCCCTCCAAAGATGCTCATTGTTTCACAAAAACTCTGGACTTACAGCTCTCTGCCAACTCAAACCAACTCTGCAGCTTTCATCAAATGTACCACACAAAGCACGCACACAGTGGCTCATGTTTTTGATGCCCTGTGGGCTGCTCGTTTGTATGATTGCGCTAGGTAATATCTCTCGGCAGATTCCTTCCTACTGGCTTGGAGTTTTAAGGTCTTCACATCCTGGAAGTCTTGCATCAGTCTCTTTTGCAGGAGAtggctctcccctccatcccagtACTTGCAGAGCATGGTTCCTCCAGGTTCCAAAATGTGCTGAGCCAGATCCAAAAGAGACAAGCAGAGATGGATCAACTTATGATGATCTAGTTGCCGGATACCAGTAGCATTGGGTGCCATGTCGCTCAGGATAACATCCACCATCCCTTTAGGGAGCACTTCCTTGATTTTCTTTTGGGTCATTGGATCTGTGATGTCAGCGCGAGGTAAGAGGACTGCTCCTTCCAGAGGAAAAACATGAAGGAGGTCAACTCCAAGAACAAAGCCGATTGGGGCATCTGGATCTAGAAAACAGAAGTGTCAAACTAAGAAGGCAGCCTTTAAATGTGCAATCTATCCAGTGGGTTGTAATGGCTGAAGCGTCAGACTAGGATTTGGGAGAGACCAGGGAACAAATACCTTCTTCTCAACTTGCCTTAGGAAGTTTCATCGCATTCACTATCCACAACCTTCCCACACAGATGCTGACTAAGTTCTGTCAGCCTCACCCACGCCCGGCACAAGAATCCATTCCAGCCCATAAATGATATTTTTAGCAAGCCTCCCCATAACAAGCTATTTGAGAAGCAACCCTTTCTGTAAAGATCAATATTTCAGAAATCATCCTCATCTATCACTGTCTCGTATTGTCGTCAAGCCACTCAAGAGTCAGCCAGCAACAACATTTTCCGCTTTCAGAGCACTTTTACTGACATTAATGAATTAAACCAAGTTCCTCCGAGACAACCCTCGCCTTCATTTTTCAGAGGGAGAACCCATGATAGTAAATGAATTCTCTGGCAAGGATGGAAACAGCATttataaaagaaaagggggagaagggggaacgTTCCTAGCCAAGTATCATGTAtcacattgtttatttatttagctaaagATAGATGGCTATAAATAGACAAGCAGCTATAGGACCATCATGACATCTTATGGGGAGCTTTCACAAGCACAAAACcagacaaacagaaaaacaggtcCCTACTCCTACAGAGATTACAGGCTAAAATAAACTATGGGAAAGGACAACTAGAAACAAGGGTGGTGGAGGAAACAAGTATTGAATATATATTCATTTAATTTATAGCCTGCCTCTCTTCCAACATGGGACTTTAGGGGATATCCATGCATTGACCAGATCAGCCACATAAGGAGGGCCATAGGTCCTGAAGGAGACAAAATAAGTCCTGCAGCCTCATTTCTTGAGGAAACCTTTTCCAGTCTCCAAGGATTCAAAAGACACTGCTTGGACATTATAAAAAATTGCAAAACCATGAGGGTTAAATACTTGTGGCTTTATTTGAAAGTGATAAAGCCAGGTGTCCACACTGTTGTGACGCATCTGCCCCACAGCAATTACAACTAAATGTGGAAATGAGTCACAGATTACAAGGCAGGTCAGCAGTGGCTCTGACCACCTATAAGTTAAATTCAGGAGTGGGAAACATCCAGTCTTTCAGGTGCTGCTCGACTCCAATACCCATCAACCCCAGAAACATCACAATGATCAGAAGTCAAgggcattgtagttcagcaacctctgtaGAGCCGCATGTGCTCTGCTCCTGTTCTAAATGCACTCACCAGAACCCGTAGCATTGACTCTCTGGACTGCAACCTGAGCCCAAGCACCAGGGGCCGTGCCACAGTCTATCACACGCAGCCCAGGGCAAAGGATGCGGTATTTGTCATCTACTTCAAGCAGTTTGTAGACACTCCGGCAACGATAGTGCTCCTTCTTGGCCTTCTTCACATAAGGGTCACTGAAATGCCGCTCCAGCCAACGATGCTCCGCTCCTGTTTTGCTTTTCAGAAATTGTACAGCAGTGTGGATCCTCTGGTGCTGAAGCAAAAGATTTGGCATTTTCCAGTATCTACCGGGGAGGGAAGGGCAAATTATTCTACTGCTCAATGGGCACAACCCATCTGATGACTATGGACCCGAATCTAGAATTTGGCACCTGATTGTCTGGATTATCAACACCCTTCCCATCCTCTCTGTTTCTAAAATAAATGCACTTCTGTAATCCAAACCCCCAATCTGCCATGCTGGAAGGGGTTTGCATGAGGATGAGGTGTCCTTCTCGTCATCCCTGCCTGGATCCGCTGGCCTCTGCCAGCAAGGAGCATCTTAGTGGCACAGGTGCCATCTATGCAGGGCTGGCGGGGCCCAGGACTCACCAAATTTTCAATGaaggggtctccccccccccatggtggcATGCACATGCCATAGAGAATCCGCATGACACGTCAGTATGCCCCTGTGACGTGCGTTGAGTGGCACAGGAGGGAAGGCAGTGCCCCTGCCAATGAGCCCATCCTAAAAGGTGGGCAGAAGCTACTAGAGGAAGACTAGAAAATGGGAAACTTTGGTGGCAGGGAGGGAGTGGAGCTGGGCTGGCAAAGGACCCACTGAATTTTAACCcacttcccaccacccttctatCCTGGCTGGTGCAAGTAGCAGGACTATGGATGTGACAATGGCCATGCCACCCCATAGTCGATCAGGGTGACTAGATTGCCCCCTAACTCTGCATAGGATCAGGATGTAAGATTGCAATCTTAATTTGCAAAGTGTTGTACTTTTAATGTAcacattcccccccacacacacacacaccctgtgaaacatgcCACTATTTCTTCCCAATTTACGGAAGAGAAATGCAACTGACACAGACTTGTCCAGGTCTGTTCAACATTGTGGTGACACAATGAACCCATAGCAGAGGAAGGACCAGAAGCCAGGCTTCCTAGATTAAAGTCTGGCTCTTTCTGCTTTGCCTCACACTGGTAGCATTATCACTGATCATTTTTTGTGGAGTCCCAACACCCCCTGTGTATAAACTTCCTCATTACTACTGTTTTATCAGGCTAACTTTTTCAGGTCAACATTCTGATAGTGTGGCGAGACGGAGTATATAATCCTTTATGCGCAGGCGGTCCCATAACTTTAGAAGCTGCACaacaatagggctgccatacgtccagaatttctcagacatagctggaatactgcagtcccAATCCTACACAACAAACAGTTGAAACTACTCCCAGCAAGTAGGTACAGGGATGGAGAAAGCTTTGGTTGCTGCCTTTCTGGAAGTTAAACTGGTCTTAAAGGTGCAGAAGCTTGTCAATTTGATAATAAGGCAGCTATAATTTCAGATGGGGGGCTAGAATCCCCACCTTTTAACACACATGATTCCTTTTAACACGCCAGTTtgaggggccacattccctcaaccttccaggggccacctcCCAAAGGTGaatcgctggggctgatgggagttgtagttcaaaacagttggagggctgGCGAAGTTTGGTTTAAATATTTAAGGAAACTGTAGACAGCACCTTGGAGGAGAGAGGAACATGGTGGGGGAGGAAGCCGATTTGATGCCTTTTCCCCCAAACGAAAAGGCATCAAATCGGctccctcccccacttcctcTTGCAACACAAACAAGCGCTATCCccaagagcaggcacccccaaattcggccctccagatgttttgggactacaattcccatcatccctgaccactggtgctgttagctagggatgatgggagttgtagtcccaaaacatctggagggcagagtttggggaggCCTGCTCAAGAGCAAAGCTCAGTTGCTAGaccatgagactcctaatctctgggtcgtgggttcgaacaaaagattcctgcatcgcagggggttgggctagatgaccctgcggggtcccttccaactcccacAATCCTATGATCCTACGATTCACAGGGCGAACGTTTTCCACTCCACCACGTGCAAACCCAAGCAACAACTCAACTTCCCACACAAGCGGCCGATTAAGGCTTCTTTAGCCGCGTGAAGCTGCGGTGCAGAGAAAGGGAAGGCGGCGGGAGGAATCGGGCGCTGAGGCTGCCCTCCCGGAGGCGTCAAGGGGAGGCGGGTCGCCGCCTTGTAACCCTTCGCCCGCCCGGCCGCCCTGAGCGAGTTGTCAGGCTGCCGCTCCCCGGTCCCGGACCGGAAGAGAGCCGCTCGCTGCGCTAGGGAGTCCGGCCTCGCTTCCAGCTGCTTACCGGCTCATGACTTCTCCCTCCGCGAGGGCCGCTTCTTAGAGAGGGGGACGCATTTAGGTGTTGCACCAACCTGGGACGCTCCCTCAAGCGTCCTCCGGGGAACGGCGCCTCGTGCGCTGGGTTCCGCCGCACATTGGCACCTgggctgaaagagagagagagagagagagagagaaatacggtatatcatttctttttcttcttttgagcaagctcttcctcttcctccttagcAAGCACCGCCTCGAGAAGGTCCCCGCCTGCTCGCTGGGTGGCATTTTCCCGCCTTGCTGGAGAAGCTGCCACAGGGATCTTTGGTCTGGTAGGAAAGACTATAttttaaagcttttaatgtttaacagaccattgtatgttaatattttgttggaagccgcccaaagtggctggggaaacccagccagatgggcgggatataaataataaattattattattattatttaaaggctGCGATATTCCACAATCCCCTCTTAGGGCAACAGCTTCTTTAGGGCAGCCAATACGTCCTCGAAGTAGATTCGTATTATTTGGTGCTGGGGGGAGCATTATTTTGCTTATTGTTTCGTTTATTGTTTATGCACCGCTAATGTTTTTTATTACTGATGGGGGAGGCTGGGGGGTGGGCCTTGTTTCTCCAATATGTTGCATggcatcaggggtgccaacttgaataaagtattggggggaggtaagccccacccccacataactgatcacgtgacatggcacatgcacaccatttgaatggcaatgcccatcaactttgggggggcctcagccccctcaaatatttcattgggaggggcaaaggggccTTGACCCCTAGGTTGTTGGCTTCTATGCACGGAATATTAATgtgctatttatttatctgtttatatatttcataaaatataATACAGCGCttgctttaagaaaaagaaaaagcctcaAAGTGCTTCACAAATGGTAAAACAatcaaatcaagaaaaattcacaaccctGCTTTGAAACATACAAAGGTTAAATACTTAAAccaattaaaattacctcaactttcta carries:
- the MRM2 gene encoding rRNA methyltransferase 2, mitochondrial, with the translated sequence MSRYWKMPNLLLQHQRIHTAVQFLKSKTGAEHRWLERHFSDPYVKKAKKEHYRCRSVYKLLEVDDKYRILCPGLRVIDCGTAPGAWAQVAVQRVNATGSDPDAPIGFVLGVDLLHVFPLEGAVLLPRADITDPMTQKKIKEVLPKGMVDVILSDMAPNATGIRQLDHHKLIHLCLSLLDLAQHILEPGGTMLCKYWDGGESHLLQKRLMQDFQDVKTLKLQASRKESAERYYLAQSYKRAAHRASKT